A part of Osmerus mordax isolate fOsmMor3 chromosome 10, fOsmMor3.pri, whole genome shotgun sequence genomic DNA contains:
- the fbrs gene encoding autism susceptibility gene 2 protein homolog isoform X2 has protein sequence MDGPSRSGGFRQSRRSRSQRDRERRRRRVDLADQRATSPSSGSDREVCGANSVLGPGGRVCRPAFPGVRHRPPRRRKRESVSCEEDIIDGFAIASFISLEALEMDCSLKPTQRAAMLMGRASKRKRSPEENGRGPLTDAEEGAPPSYSRSFWNRNRKKRRKTNVKGGAILLLETGYICDTESESADKASDNDMDPTFTVSTRKVMEPTPVSMASSMAKGCPPLPARCGLSRLMVTPCVSGLERSQERSLEPPHPEPVSSTSYSFSCLPSHSPATAASRPSHLNGNNGFHQRHEPNPSLSKHKPFLSFPGRPHSIYNMGTSNRSGTSVKPPSSSSASSSLRPPTPSSSMALSLIRGPGSSGSLRPPSRAGSGSMFTSSPGLPPPPPLLQVSAHAAADQDLLRQGLNSHFLASQEREGRRSVPGAETNGGAGRSTPGGPSASSSSSGSSGRTSQAQPSIQPLAFQFHQHNHQHQHTHTHQHFTPFLHPTATAPPLFEKYAGKMEGLYRHTYPPSVPGIQPVIPPAGPFGSLQGAFQPKPLVPQGTGPEMNARLGVVPHHLQPKDPRLTDPFGTSLKVSNKPGKWCAMHVHVAWMILSHQKKVKLMHADPHKLDFRNELLARLPGAGDPRLGPLGGGLPPAHDLTRPASLFTAPGRHLPSLSGVNPSSSPFIPPSTPHSSFLTPGAHMADPYGRSPPFTPLGALGSSAFGGLGSPTLASSSVFGHKDSPAGVVGGLNNPHDPWNRLHGGPPNFTAGPSWAKGADKRDERDRGKEMERREILHIKDEKDRDNMLYGRPPVRMSPVAPPLKLRSNTPVSHMNGHGGPMAANGPGEDLNRSMSRDRERDRDGDKRPPHTVSSRAPSTSSLAADRDRPRSSSSSVLTTPPPSGPSAPSPLDLYPRQQQPSAAHGHHNESPRPSQRDAGPPASSSASATVTSLSQGKKPDRTTTPVPKPSLLPPVKVKEERKEEPEHIPISLPPPPVPSHNYDRPNSRPHHHRSATPSSSSHSLTPTPGVPLPPPTQHQPSHQPSHQSSHQPSHQPSHHHLSLLERSRAQAAIEAYLGSAAGAGGLVIGPGGERFAAHPHGPPQGHPQHPHGFPSWDPWRELAAQQQQQQRREAMAMRSDPHLALRSDPHLALRSDPHLARLLQHQHAQRFLEAERAAAMAAAVGANPHHPQTSTSSAPTSVRQEFGLMAHHFDRPPHLGPPSGSLMDEEQRAQIMREDFERARYFGMHSHPHLSGAHLQNHSHAAHLEQLHPGLLSHSHLQPGASNPSPHHPGLYSRIGALHPHHMPNGILGKSPAGLVGALSVGGPPPLIPSVASRSATPPRGSRLGPGDLALYSTHKDGESR, from the exons ATGGACGGTCCGAGTCGAAGCGGTGGGTTTAGACAGAGCCGACGGTCCCGTTCTCAGCGCGACAGAGAACGGCGTAGGAGACGAGTAGACCTCGCTGATCAACGGGCCACATCTCCCTCCTCGGGCTCGGACCGGGAGGTTTGCGGAGCAAACTCTGTTTTAGGTCCCGGGGGTAGAGTATGTCGACCCGCGTTTCCCGGTGTCAGGCACAGGCCTCCGCGGCGGAGGAAGCGAGAATCGGTGTCCTGCGAAGAGGACATCATCGATGGTTTCGCCATTGCCAGCTTCATCAGCTTGGAGGCCTTAGAG aTGGACTGTTCTCTGAAGCCTACCCAGCGTGCCGCGATGCTCATGGGAAGggcgagcaagagaaagaggagcCCGGAGGAGAACGGCAGAGGGCCCCTCACAGACGCCGAGGAGGGGGCCCCACCCAGCTATTCCCGCAGTTTCTGGAACAGGAacagaaagaagagaagaaagacaaATGTGAAG GGTGGAGCGATTCTGCTCTTGGAGACTGGCTACATT TGTGACACAGAGAGTGAGTCAGCAGATAAG GCATCTGACAATGATATGGATCCGACATTCACTGTCAGTACCAGAAAAG TTATGGAGCCTACCCCTGTGAGCATGGCCTCCTCTATGGCCAAAGGCTGCCCTCCCCTTCCAGCGCGCTGTGGCTTGTCCCGGCTCATGGTCACCCCGTGCGTATCTGGACTCGAGCGCAGTCAGGAGAGGAGCCTGGAGCCGCCTCACCCCGAGCCTGTCTCTTCTACCTCTTACTCCTTTTCCTGCCTGCCTTCTCACTCCCCGGCCACTGCCGCCTCCCGGCCCAGCCACCTCAACGGCAACAACGGCTTCCACCAGCGCCACGAGCCCAACCCCTCGCTCTCCAAACACaagcccttcctctccttccctggaCGGCCCCACTCCATCTACAACATGGGCACCAGCAACAG GAGCGGTACCTCAGTCAAGCCGCCGTCGTCATCCAGTGCATCTTCCTCCTTGCGtccccccacaccctcttcCAGCATGGCCCTGTCCCTCATACGAGGTCCAGGCTCCTCAGGATCTCTGCGCCCCCCCTCACGAGCAGGGTCCGGCTCCATGTTCACTTcctcccccggcctccccccgccgcccccccttCTACAGGTGTCCGCCCACGCAGCTGCAG ACCAGGATTTGCTGCGTCAGGGTCTGAACTCTCACTTCCTCGCCTCTCAAGAGCGAGAGGGCCGGCGCAGTGTCCCCGGGGCGGAGACCAACGGCGGGGCGGGGCGCTCTACCCCTGGTGGGCCGTcagcctccagctccagctccggTTCCTCCGGCAGGACgtcccaggcccagcccagcaTCCAGCCCTTGGCCTTCCAGTTTCATCAGCACAATcaccagcaccagcacacacacacgcaccaacacttCACGCCTTTCTTGCACCCTACAGCAACAGCACCGCCTCTG TTTGAGAAGTATGCTGGCAAGATGGAGGGGCTCTACCGACACACT TACCCTCCTTCAGTGCCAGGCATCCAGCCAGTGATCCCCCCTGCTGGGCCCTTCGGCTCTCTGCAAGGAGCCTTCCAGCCTAAG CCTCTTGTCCCCCAGGGAACAGGTCCTGAGATGAACGCTCGGCTGGGAGTTGTGCCTCACCACCTGCAGCCTAAAGACCCGCGG CTAACTGATCCATTTGGGACATCGTTGAAAGTCAGTAAT AAGCCAGGGAAGTGGTGTGCTATGCATGTGCACGTGGCCTGGATGATTCTAAGCCATCAGAAGAAAGTAAAG tTGATGCATGCGGACCCTCACAAGCTGGACTTCCGTAATGAGCTGCTCGCTCGTCTTCCGGGAGCAGGAGACCCCAGACTGggtcctctgggaggggggcttcCCCCTGCCCATGACCTCACCAGGCCTGCCAGCCTCTTCACAGCCCCTGGTAGGCATCTGCCTTCACTAA GTGGAGTCAATCCGTCCTcatctcctttcatccctccatccacgcCCCACTCCTCTTTCCTCACTCCGGGGGCACACATGG cagacccTTACGGCCGCtcaccccccttcacccctctgGGAGCCTTGGGGTCCAGTGCCTTTGGAGGACTGGGCAGCCCCACACTGG CGAGCAGCTCAGTGTTTGGCCACAAGGATTCTCCTGCCGGTGTGGTTGGGGGCCTGAACAACCCTCACGACCCCTGGAATCGCCTGCACGGTGGCCCTCCCAACTTCACCGCAGGGCCGAGCTGGGCCAAAGGGGCTGacaagagggatgagagagacagaggaaaggagatggagaggagagaaatccTTCACATCAAAGACGAAAAAGACAG GGACAACATGCTGTATGGTCGGCCACCAGTGCGAATGTCGCCGGTGGCCCCTCCCTTGAAGCTCCGCAGCAACACTCCCGTCTCCCACATGAATGGGCACGGTGGTCCGATGGCAGCGAACGGGCCTGGCGAGGACTTGAACCGCAGCATGAGCAGGgaccgggagagagacagagacggggaCAAGAGACCTCCCCACACCGTATCATCGAGAGCACCGAGCACTTCCTCTTTGGCAGCGGACCGAGATAGGccacgctcctcctcctcctcggtgctcaccactcccccaccctctgGCCCCTCTGCGCCCTCTCCCCTGGACCTGTACCCCCGACAGCAGCAGCCCTCTGCTGCTCATGGCCACCACAACGaatccccccgtccctcccaaAGAGATGCGGGCCCCCCTGCCTCATCCTCGGCCTCTGCCACTGTCACCTCACTGTCCCAGGGCAAGAAGCCTGACCGGACCACAACCCCCGTCcccaaaccctccctcctccctccagtcaaAGTCAAAGAGGAGCGGAAAGAGGAGCCAGAGCATATCCCCATCTCCCTGCCGCCTCCCCCCGTGCCCAGCCATAACTACGACAGGCCTAACAGCCGCCCACACCACCATCGCTCtgccaccccttcctcctcttctcactcGCTGACGCCCACACCTGGGgtacccctgcctcctcccaccCAACACCAACCCTCACACCAACCCTCACACCAATCCTCACACCAACCCTCACATCAACCCTcacaccaccacctctctctgctgGAGCGCTCCAGGGCTCAGGCCGCCATCGAGGCTTACCTGGGAAGCGCGGCCGGCGCTGGGGGCTTGGTCATTGGTCCAGGAGGGGAACGGTTTGCCGCTCACCCCCATGGCCCGCCCCAGGggcacccccagcacccccatgGCTTCCCCTCATGGGACCCCTGGAGGGAGCTGGCAgctcagcagcagcaacagcagcgtaGGGAAGCTATGGCGATGCGCTCTGACCCCCACCTGGCCCTTCGTTCAGACCCCCACTTGGCCCTACGCTCCGATCCCCACCTGGCTCGGCTGCTCCAGCACCAGCATGCCCAGCGCTTCCTGGAGGCTGAGAGGGCGGCGGCCATGGCGGCCGCAGTCGGGGCCAACCCTCACCACCCCCAGACCTCTACCTCTTCCGCCCCCACCTCCGTACGGCAGGAGTTTGGCCTGATGGCCCATCACTTCGACAGGCCTCCCCACCTGGGACCTCCCAGCGGCAGCCTCATGGATGAGGAGCAGCGAGCCCAAATCATGAGGGAAGACTTTGAGAGGGCACGTTACTTTGGAATGCATTCTCACCCGCACCTCTCCGGCGCCCACCTCCAAAACCACTCTCACGCTGCCCACCTGGAGCAGCTCCACCCTGGcctgctctctcactcccacctCCAGCCCGGAGCTTccaacccctcaccccaccaccCTGGCCTCTACTCTCGCATCGGGGCCCTGCACCCGCACCACATGCCCAACGGCATCCTGGGTAAGTCCCCTGCAGGCCTTGTGGGAGCTTTGTCTGTCGGGGGACCACCGCCCCTGATTCCCTCGGTGGCTAGCAGATCCGCCACCCCTCCTCGCGGCTCCAGACTCGGCCCAGGTGACCTGGCTCTGTACAGCACCCACAAAGATGGGGAATCCAGATAG
- the fbrs gene encoding autism susceptibility gene 2 protein homolog isoform X1, with the protein MDGPSRSGGFRQSRRSRSQRDRERRRRRVDLADQRATSPSSGSDREVCGANSVLGPGGRVCRPAFPGVRHRPPRRRKRESVSCEEDIIDGFAIASFISLEALEMDCSLKPTQRAAMLMGRASKRKRSPEENGRGPLTDAEEGAPPSYSRSFWNRNRKKRRKTNVKGGAILLLETGYICDTESESADKASDNDMDPTFTVSTRKVMEPTPVSMASSMAKGCPPLPARCGLSRLMVTPCVSGLERSQERSLEPPHPEPVSSTSYSFSCLPSHSPATAASRPSHLNGNNGFHQRHEPNPSLSKHKPFLSFPGRPHSIYNMGTSNRSGTSVKPPSSSSASSSLRPPTPSSSMALSLIRGPGSSGSLRPPSRAGSGSMFTSSPGLPPPPPLLQVSAHAAADQDLLRQGLNSHFLASQEREGRRSVPGAETNGGAGRSTPGGPSASSSSSGSSGRTSQAQPSIQPLAFQFHQHNHQHQHTHTHQHFTPFLHPTATAPPLFEKYAGKMEGLYRHTFFPQYPPSVPGIQPVIPPAGPFGSLQGAFQPKPLVPQGTGPEMNARLGVVPHHLQPKDPRLTDPFGTSLKVSNKPGKWCAMHVHVAWMILSHQKKVKLMHADPHKLDFRNELLARLPGAGDPRLGPLGGGLPPAHDLTRPASLFTAPGRHLPSLSGVNPSSSPFIPPSTPHSSFLTPGAHMADPYGRSPPFTPLGALGSSAFGGLGSPTLASSSVFGHKDSPAGVVGGLNNPHDPWNRLHGGPPNFTAGPSWAKGADKRDERDRGKEMERREILHIKDEKDRDNMLYGRPPVRMSPVAPPLKLRSNTPVSHMNGHGGPMAANGPGEDLNRSMSRDRERDRDGDKRPPHTVSSRAPSTSSLAADRDRPRSSSSSVLTTPPPSGPSAPSPLDLYPRQQQPSAAHGHHNESPRPSQRDAGPPASSSASATVTSLSQGKKPDRTTTPVPKPSLLPPVKVKEERKEEPEHIPISLPPPPVPSHNYDRPNSRPHHHRSATPSSSSHSLTPTPGVPLPPPTQHQPSHQPSHQSSHQPSHQPSHHHLSLLERSRAQAAIEAYLGSAAGAGGLVIGPGGERFAAHPHGPPQGHPQHPHGFPSWDPWRELAAQQQQQQRREAMAMRSDPHLALRSDPHLALRSDPHLARLLQHQHAQRFLEAERAAAMAAAVGANPHHPQTSTSSAPTSVRQEFGLMAHHFDRPPHLGPPSGSLMDEEQRAQIMREDFERARYFGMHSHPHLSGAHLQNHSHAAHLEQLHPGLLSHSHLQPGASNPSPHHPGLYSRIGALHPHHMPNGILGKSPAGLVGALSVGGPPPLIPSVASRSATPPRGSRLGPGDLALYSTHKDGESR; encoded by the exons ATGGACGGTCCGAGTCGAAGCGGTGGGTTTAGACAGAGCCGACGGTCCCGTTCTCAGCGCGACAGAGAACGGCGTAGGAGACGAGTAGACCTCGCTGATCAACGGGCCACATCTCCCTCCTCGGGCTCGGACCGGGAGGTTTGCGGAGCAAACTCTGTTTTAGGTCCCGGGGGTAGAGTATGTCGACCCGCGTTTCCCGGTGTCAGGCACAGGCCTCCGCGGCGGAGGAAGCGAGAATCGGTGTCCTGCGAAGAGGACATCATCGATGGTTTCGCCATTGCCAGCTTCATCAGCTTGGAGGCCTTAGAG aTGGACTGTTCTCTGAAGCCTACCCAGCGTGCCGCGATGCTCATGGGAAGggcgagcaagagaaagaggagcCCGGAGGAGAACGGCAGAGGGCCCCTCACAGACGCCGAGGAGGGGGCCCCACCCAGCTATTCCCGCAGTTTCTGGAACAGGAacagaaagaagagaagaaagacaaATGTGAAG GGTGGAGCGATTCTGCTCTTGGAGACTGGCTACATT TGTGACACAGAGAGTGAGTCAGCAGATAAG GCATCTGACAATGATATGGATCCGACATTCACTGTCAGTACCAGAAAAG TTATGGAGCCTACCCCTGTGAGCATGGCCTCCTCTATGGCCAAAGGCTGCCCTCCCCTTCCAGCGCGCTGTGGCTTGTCCCGGCTCATGGTCACCCCGTGCGTATCTGGACTCGAGCGCAGTCAGGAGAGGAGCCTGGAGCCGCCTCACCCCGAGCCTGTCTCTTCTACCTCTTACTCCTTTTCCTGCCTGCCTTCTCACTCCCCGGCCACTGCCGCCTCCCGGCCCAGCCACCTCAACGGCAACAACGGCTTCCACCAGCGCCACGAGCCCAACCCCTCGCTCTCCAAACACaagcccttcctctccttccctggaCGGCCCCACTCCATCTACAACATGGGCACCAGCAACAG GAGCGGTACCTCAGTCAAGCCGCCGTCGTCATCCAGTGCATCTTCCTCCTTGCGtccccccacaccctcttcCAGCATGGCCCTGTCCCTCATACGAGGTCCAGGCTCCTCAGGATCTCTGCGCCCCCCCTCACGAGCAGGGTCCGGCTCCATGTTCACTTcctcccccggcctccccccgccgcccccccttCTACAGGTGTCCGCCCACGCAGCTGCAG ACCAGGATTTGCTGCGTCAGGGTCTGAACTCTCACTTCCTCGCCTCTCAAGAGCGAGAGGGCCGGCGCAGTGTCCCCGGGGCGGAGACCAACGGCGGGGCGGGGCGCTCTACCCCTGGTGGGCCGTcagcctccagctccagctccggTTCCTCCGGCAGGACgtcccaggcccagcccagcaTCCAGCCCTTGGCCTTCCAGTTTCATCAGCACAATcaccagcaccagcacacacacacgcaccaacacttCACGCCTTTCTTGCACCCTACAGCAACAGCACCGCCTCTG TTTGAGAAGTATGCTGGCAAGATGGAGGGGCTCTACCGACACACT TTCTTTCCACAGTACCCTCCTTCAGTGCCAGGCATCCAGCCAGTGATCCCCCCTGCTGGGCCCTTCGGCTCTCTGCAAGGAGCCTTCCAGCCTAAG CCTCTTGTCCCCCAGGGAACAGGTCCTGAGATGAACGCTCGGCTGGGAGTTGTGCCTCACCACCTGCAGCCTAAAGACCCGCGG CTAACTGATCCATTTGGGACATCGTTGAAAGTCAGTAAT AAGCCAGGGAAGTGGTGTGCTATGCATGTGCACGTGGCCTGGATGATTCTAAGCCATCAGAAGAAAGTAAAG tTGATGCATGCGGACCCTCACAAGCTGGACTTCCGTAATGAGCTGCTCGCTCGTCTTCCGGGAGCAGGAGACCCCAGACTGggtcctctgggaggggggcttcCCCCTGCCCATGACCTCACCAGGCCTGCCAGCCTCTTCACAGCCCCTGGTAGGCATCTGCCTTCACTAA GTGGAGTCAATCCGTCCTcatctcctttcatccctccatccacgcCCCACTCCTCTTTCCTCACTCCGGGGGCACACATGG cagacccTTACGGCCGCtcaccccccttcacccctctgGGAGCCTTGGGGTCCAGTGCCTTTGGAGGACTGGGCAGCCCCACACTGG CGAGCAGCTCAGTGTTTGGCCACAAGGATTCTCCTGCCGGTGTGGTTGGGGGCCTGAACAACCCTCACGACCCCTGGAATCGCCTGCACGGTGGCCCTCCCAACTTCACCGCAGGGCCGAGCTGGGCCAAAGGGGCTGacaagagggatgagagagacagaggaaaggagatggagaggagagaaatccTTCACATCAAAGACGAAAAAGACAG GGACAACATGCTGTATGGTCGGCCACCAGTGCGAATGTCGCCGGTGGCCCCTCCCTTGAAGCTCCGCAGCAACACTCCCGTCTCCCACATGAATGGGCACGGTGGTCCGATGGCAGCGAACGGGCCTGGCGAGGACTTGAACCGCAGCATGAGCAGGgaccgggagagagacagagacggggaCAAGAGACCTCCCCACACCGTATCATCGAGAGCACCGAGCACTTCCTCTTTGGCAGCGGACCGAGATAGGccacgctcctcctcctcctcggtgctcaccactcccccaccctctgGCCCCTCTGCGCCCTCTCCCCTGGACCTGTACCCCCGACAGCAGCAGCCCTCTGCTGCTCATGGCCACCACAACGaatccccccgtccctcccaaAGAGATGCGGGCCCCCCTGCCTCATCCTCGGCCTCTGCCACTGTCACCTCACTGTCCCAGGGCAAGAAGCCTGACCGGACCACAACCCCCGTCcccaaaccctccctcctccctccagtcaaAGTCAAAGAGGAGCGGAAAGAGGAGCCAGAGCATATCCCCATCTCCCTGCCGCCTCCCCCCGTGCCCAGCCATAACTACGACAGGCCTAACAGCCGCCCACACCACCATCGCTCtgccaccccttcctcctcttctcactcGCTGACGCCCACACCTGGGgtacccctgcctcctcccaccCAACACCAACCCTCACACCAACCCTCACACCAATCCTCACACCAACCCTCACATCAACCCTcacaccaccacctctctctgctgGAGCGCTCCAGGGCTCAGGCCGCCATCGAGGCTTACCTGGGAAGCGCGGCCGGCGCTGGGGGCTTGGTCATTGGTCCAGGAGGGGAACGGTTTGCCGCTCACCCCCATGGCCCGCCCCAGGggcacccccagcacccccatgGCTTCCCCTCATGGGACCCCTGGAGGGAGCTGGCAgctcagcagcagcaacagcagcgtaGGGAAGCTATGGCGATGCGCTCTGACCCCCACCTGGCCCTTCGTTCAGACCCCCACTTGGCCCTACGCTCCGATCCCCACCTGGCTCGGCTGCTCCAGCACCAGCATGCCCAGCGCTTCCTGGAGGCTGAGAGGGCGGCGGCCATGGCGGCCGCAGTCGGGGCCAACCCTCACCACCCCCAGACCTCTACCTCTTCCGCCCCCACCTCCGTACGGCAGGAGTTTGGCCTGATGGCCCATCACTTCGACAGGCCTCCCCACCTGGGACCTCCCAGCGGCAGCCTCATGGATGAGGAGCAGCGAGCCCAAATCATGAGGGAAGACTTTGAGAGGGCACGTTACTTTGGAATGCATTCTCACCCGCACCTCTCCGGCGCCCACCTCCAAAACCACTCTCACGCTGCCCACCTGGAGCAGCTCCACCCTGGcctgctctctcactcccacctCCAGCCCGGAGCTTccaacccctcaccccaccaccCTGGCCTCTACTCTCGCATCGGGGCCCTGCACCCGCACCACATGCCCAACGGCATCCTGGGTAAGTCCCCTGCAGGCCTTGTGGGAGCTTTGTCTGTCGGGGGACCACCGCCCCTGATTCCCTCGGTGGCTAGCAGATCCGCCACCCCTCCTCGCGGCTCCAGACTCGGCCCAGGTGACCTGGCTCTGTACAGCACCCACAAAGATGGGGAATCCAGATAG